A stretch of DNA from Scatophagus argus isolate fScaArg1 chromosome 23, fScaArg1.pri, whole genome shotgun sequence:
TTCTGAAAATGAGTCAGCTGAGTTGCCAGACATTACTGTAGGACAGAGATAAAACAGGAGACAGTTAACCCTAATCTAATGACAACATCTTAACACTGCAGTATGGATATTCAGTAAATTGGTGAGTACTACAAAACTGGCTGTAAAAAGGTTGTGCTTTGCCATCTAAACCAGCAGGAACCAAGCACATTTATTATGACAAACTATTTTTCGTGGTATGATAAAGTCATTAAATGTTGTCTTAGATTTGTAATATTCCAGCAATATGTGTATTGTATCTCAAATGAGGTGCAAGATACTGAATATATGTTATGCTGTCCTACAGTGCTGAAATCATGCTCTCTTTCTTGCAGTTAGATGAAAATACTGATACCACTCACAATTAGCATAGCTGAGCATACATACTGGATACAGCGAACCTGGCTCTGTgcaaaggtaaaaataaatccGCCTACGAGCACCTTTAAGGCTACccatttaacatgttttgtatTAAATCAGTgccatagaaaaataaaagggtAAAAAGCACACATTGTGGTTTTATGCAGGGTGATGTGCCAGACTACTTCTTGGCTGGGTACAGTGACCTTCTGGAATCTTCACTGGTTTATGTCAACCAGATTCACCAGTCTGGGCCAAGAAACTGTCCAGCACATAACCCCACATACAGAATTTAAAAAGGTCAGTTCACCAAAATGACACacactaaaaactaaaaagattTTGGCACTGGAAAGTTATTTTCCCACATAAgataattctgttttattttacttactgAAAATTCTGCTCATTGCTGttgtgtgaggttttttttttatttgacccctttaaagtaatttaaaaagcTGTTATTCCTTCAAGATTCCAATATATAATAGTTCCATTTTGACAATATTATACttgtattgtgtatttaataatacattaaaattaacattattCAGACCAGAAGCTgggaaaatgaaattgaaaatgattttaaaagcaGAACCTGCACTGATATACCTGCTCACAGGCCCAAAGGAATtcaatattttctatttaagATCTTAAAACACATAACGTAACTCCTTACCATCCAACTCAAGGCAGATGTGCTGCAGGCTCATCCCTCGGAAAAGCACACCTTCCCTCTCTCCATAAAGAACAACACGACCCACACGACCCATCAGTGCTGGATCCCGCAGGATTGTGGAGCAGTTTTGGGTTACATGGTACTCCCGTTCCAGGAAGTCCTCCAGCCGTTTGATAGCTCCACCCTGGCCCTCACCCTCTTCTAATAGCAGTAGCTGAGTTAGAATTGCTACTTGCCGTCGCACACGAGTCGCTGTCAGTGCTCCAGGGTTTTTGGCCCCGCTAGCTCGTGCCAGGTTTCTTAAAAGGTCTGTGCCCCTGAGCGGGGTGGCAGGAGAGTGGTAGGGCCGAGAGAAGACATAGGGGCTCTCTGGGTCAACACCCACATTGGGACTGGTTTGAAGGAGTAGGTCTATGCAGGACTCACAGTGTGGTGGGAAAATAAGAGGCTGGATGCGACCACGCTTGCCCAAAACACCAGCCCGTGGGAGATGACAAAGGATCTGGCGCTCAAAGGGGGATAGGAGGGCTTCCATGCCAGTGGGGGAGCTGTTACTGGAGTTGGCTGGGGGGGTGGTACGGTTGCGGTAGTCCTGGATAGTGAGCTTGGCCACCTCACATTCCCGGTGGCGGTTGTAGAGGATGAGCAGGGAAAGGCTTGAATGACAGAGCAAGCGCCAGGCTTCGGCAGAGTGAGGAGACCGGgttaaagaaaggaaagaggaatgCTGCTGGCGGCGGAGGTAGAGGACCAAacaggagagggaagagagcaACGGAGACATGTGATGTCTATGGGTGCtagaaatgaaagagaggaaatatgCCTTTAAAAACAAGGCACTACCAAAATCTCAAAACATCACCAATAAATATCTGACTGGTAATAAGAATACGGAGTGTTTCAGAGAcaacaatgcaaagaaaaagacaatgatCCAACCACACCTTGCAATCTCTCCATTCTTCTCCTCTGGCGGATCGTCTTCTCCCTCACCACTCAGCTCCAGATCTTCCTCTGGGTCCACGTCTGGCTCTGGAGTAGGAGGTGGAACCAGCTCCTCTTGACTTCTCGAgctctccacctccaccttttGCTGCTCTtcaagcttttctttcttcatcctcCGACCCCTTCTGGGTGTAGATGGGGGAGGCGGTGATGGACTCTTCACCCTTGACACCATCGGGGTTGATGGGCGTTTTGCGGAGGGCGGCGGTAAGCTAGGTCCCTTTTTGGTGACTGCTGGCTGAGCAGGAGGTGTTGGTGAAAGCGAGAGGGAGAATGAGACGCCACCTGTGCTTGAGCGTGTAGCTGGTGATTCCCTCTCTctggagaagagaggaggtggagtaGGGTTGGAGGCCGAGGGCTGAGGGACAGCAAAGGAATGACCGTGAGGAGCGGAGGTGGAGGACGGTGAGGGGTGAGGATGTGCGGCGTTGCCGTTTGAAGAGCTGTGCGTGTGCAAATGTGCCAGCTCCATGGCTGTTCTGACTTCAGGTTGGTTGGCATGGTGCTTTTCCAGATGGCGTGCAAGTGAGCGATAGTGGCGGCCACAGTACGGGCAATGCTGCCGTCGGCTCACCGTGGCACCACTGGAGCTGCCaatgtttatgttaatgttgttgttgatgttggtgGTCGGGGGTGCGAGGGCGCCCGGTGCCTGGGATCTGGTTGGAGGTGTGACAGGTGCTGGACGAGAAAATGAGCAGGGACGCCCAGGTCCTCTGGAGGAAGTAGGCGTGCTCTTCTTCTTTGAATTGACCACTGTGGGCAGCTTGCGCTTCTTGCGGCGGCGGAGCATCCGACCTCTTATCTCCTCaatttcctcttcttcatcatcatcatcgtcatcatcgtcttcttcctcttcgtcctcctcacGGTCTGAGTCACTAGGCTCAGAGTGGGTGAGTGGGGAGGATGAGGGTGATAATGACCAGGATGGGGTTAGGTAATCAGAAACGGAAAGGGACAGCGGGTGGGGGCCAGCTTCTTCCTCCTGCTTAgacaaatttcaaattaaaacaaaccacGTTGGCTCAACATGTGGCTATATTAACAGGATCTACATCCTTACCACATTTAAAGTTGAAGcagtgattttaatttttcttatttcttattttgctcatctcattaaataaaatgtgtttttttgctatgctttaatgaaaaataatgaaataaactaCACTGCCCAGTTGTAACAGTGAGCAACAGTGTAACTCACAGATGTGTTTGTAACAGTTCTGGACACCAATTTGGACCACCTGACTCATCCTTTAAGCATCCCTTGTCAAGTTAAAGTTCAAGTTACCATCAAGTTGGTATCTCACCAATGCATTCTCGCCCCAGTCCGTCAGGCTGTAGTCGACTGTGATCTCCTCCCCTTTGGCAATGTCTCGGATTGCTATGACAACCAACCGCACCTGGGTACCACAGTGGACTTCTCGAATACGACAGTTTGGCGGCGGATGGAAGAGCACTGGCCCCCGGACACCACTCGCTCCCTCCTCCCCCAACTCTGGAACACTGGAAAACATAAACTAACATTAGCGATATGGAGCACCGAAACTCCAAAACAATCTGAGCACAATTACCACGGAGAGGGTCCTCTTTACCAGAGCTGAGTGGGATCTGGAAGGTAATATGGACTGCCAGGGGGAGGGAGGCGGTCTTCTGCACCCTCTGGATACTGGCTATCACCTGGGACAGAGTGGACTGTTTAAATCTAGCACAACTTAActgttttatcacaaaaaacAGGCCTTATGTTTGGAAGATGGAAGGTGGCTCTCCTTAGCAGAAATACACTGAGAATGACTACATGGTACACTTGTTTTCCATAAGcaccacagaaacaaacagcaggttgcaaagagtgtgtgtgtgtgtgtgttactataTATACCAGGGCTGTAGCTGTGTTCTGAcatgctctcctcctcctcatcttctgtTACATACGCTCGGTCACACACCTTCACAGGTgtccctttccttttcctcccgCACACGcggctgtaaaaacaaaaccagggCTTCATTTAGCATAATGACACATTCTAAGAAAGCAGTGTTCAAGACAGTGCTCCTGTAAATATTTGAGTGGAGGGCAGCCGAAACGAGCAAAGCAAGCGATACATGTGGCAAAGTCGCACTTGGATCTCTTCACGTTTCTTTTAGGTGGGTGACTGATCCACAACAACAATAAGCCTTTGAACGTTTTAACTGCCGAGAGTGGCAGCAGTGGCGACGTCAGTGTATCTGTTGTTCTCCCACTTAAGAAaaatttgcatgtatttgatCTGACAAGCAATCAAAACAGAGACACTTGgttatttgtatttctgcatACATATATTGCTAGTGTGCATATGGAGAATacaggagaagaaaagcaagttctgaaaaatatatacacaaattaGCTATTGGAGTTTTTAATTTTGAGagttaattaatttcattattcataAGCCTGTTTAATAATCTTAAAGCGAAATCTAGTCATctttaaaatgataataatgtggaaaaataacCATCACAATTTTCAAAAGCCAAAGGAGACATCTTTAAATTACATGTGTTGTCTAATTAACTGCCCAGAACCCAAACATCAGTCCGTGACAGCTAAAATAAGCcaatatttcagtgatttttaacAGTAAACCTATTATCAAATACATAGACAAcatattttctgtcaatcaacttattaatgagattttttttgctCAAGTAAAGATGTCACAGGTGTCAGTTCAAATTACATTTAGTTAACAACACAATGACTGCAGTCTGAACACCATTCTTTATTTAAAGGACAAATATATGTTTTAGTACCAGATCACTGCTGGTTTAATTTAGAGTTCTTGTAGAAAGTGTGTCTGCATGGCAAGTCTGAATCAGTTCCTGATTTATTGTGGTGATCAGAGACTGTGATTGAGAAACACATGTCTGCTATAAACAGGCAGCTAGTACAGAAACAAGGATTTTAGTTATCTCGGTTATCATTGTGATTTCTAGTACATATATTCGATTATAGCTTTAATTCTTTATTCAATCACGCCAGACTAAATTAAATTGCAAGGGACTAATTAGCACAAAATGTGCCCTTAATTCACGAGCCTGGTGACAGTCAACTGTTTTCGGATGTATACTGTTCAGGATCAGCGACTTTGGTTTAGTCAAACCTAAACAATCCACAAGTCATGATCTGCACCAGCTGAGCAGTCAAGCAGTCTTAACAGCATAATAATAGTAGCATAGGTGATTTACTGTATTATTACCTTCACAGATCTGCAGTGTAGATGTTTGACATCATAGGGATTATAAACAAGAGAGCAGATTACTGGCCATTTAGTTACCATACATGTCTGTTGATTCCTGCTGGGTGCATGCTAACATAACTGCTAAACCACAGCTAGCCTGTTAGCTTCCAGCAGCTAACGCTGAGACTTCTGATCCGtcaaaaatgctaaaaataaaaggcGGGCGATTAAATTGGAGCCGAGGCTGACAGGAGACGATGCTGGCTCACAGGACATAACAGCTGCAACCAAAAACCGTACAAAACCACTGCCCCCTGGTCCGTTTTCTGCAAAATAACGCTGAAATCATGCACGCGAATAAAGGCTCCTAACGTTAACTAAACAGACGTGCACGCTCGCGGCGCGTGCGTCTCGGGCATTTTGCTCACAAATCCCCGGTGAAAACAACCTTGAGCGGCGACAAACCGGGGGCTCGCTGTGCCCACTTACCCCCTTGGCGGCGGCGGTTTACTTCCATCCCCGTCGCTGTCGAGGGTCGGTGGTTCCCGGTAGTCAAAAGGCGACCGTACAGTCTCCGCCATTAGGACTTCCTTCCCTACCTCTCGTGCTCCGGTAGATTGCCCACCGCGCATGTGCACAACATCCTTTGGGGCTCCAGTGGTAAAATGGGGTGCACTCACCTCGAGAAAGTAAAGACCTACAAACTCGACATTATAATTTATTGGGTGCACTGATTGAAAATACACCACTGTAGATATTCAGTAGGGCGTGGGGGATGCAATCAAATCACTGCTTTGAAATAAAGTAGGCCTGTAAGCTAACACAGACGCTGGTTAACCCTGATGTAACCCTGAGACACTGGGATCTCTTTCACAGCTGAATTACATATTAAACATTGTCTGGCCATACTGATATGTAATAACTTTTATTGATTCATGAGAATTGCTTATAAATACGATTTCAAATTCCTGACATGTTTCAGAAGCCattcacaaaataaactgtGGTAGTCTGAAACTAGGTCCTGCATTCTAAATCCTACAGTAAACCTACAGAAGAGTGCGTACTTCAAGTATCAAAGTTAAAAGTATATATTCTGCTATTCTGTACCTGAtgaattattatattaaattttCTAGATTGTTGACTAATACATCAATGCTTGAGTAGCATTTCATTGTTGTGTTGCAACATTTCTCTTTGACAAGTGGTAGAGTAGAAATATAAATTGGCCTAAAATGGAGATCGTAAATTTAAGTGCTGTAACAATGTTAGTCACTTTTCCCAATACAATACAATGGATATTCCTATCTGTGAATGGCACAGTGCTACCCATAtcaaatccaaaataaatatCTTACAAGAAGTTAATTTCCAAGATGTGCAAAAGCTCTATGTAggataaaacacatttgtctgaaaagaacattttgacaaagaataaaaaagaagccCATATAATTTATGAAACACATTATTATACATAATGACTAtggttttatttctgtcattggTCATCTTCAAACTGGGCTTCAGTTTGTGGCAAAGAGAAGGGTTGTTGCATCAATATTCTTGAACATAGTTTATCATTTCTAATAATCTGTGAAGTGAAAAGGGTATTTGGTAATGCTTTATGCCTGTAGTTGTTTGTAATTTTCTAATAATGTCTGAAGACATTCCCAGGAAAtacctttttaattttgttataaTTCCTTGAAAGAACTGCTTAATTTAAAccaattaaaatattaatttctttgTCAGTTATTGTGGGAAAAATATAtgtttgaatcattttaaatatttgccTATTACACTTACCTGCTATACACTGACTAACTC
This window harbors:
- the LOC124055020 gene encoding uncharacterized protein LOC124055020 isoform X1, with the protein product MRGGQSTGAREVGKEVLMAETVRSPFDYREPPTLDSDGDGSKPPPPRGRVCGRKRKGTPVKVCDRAYVTEDEEEESMSEHSYSPGDSQYPEGAEDRLPPPGSPYYLPDPTQLCVPELGEEGASGVRGPVLFHPPPNCRIREVHCGTQVRLVVIAIRDIAKGEEITVDYSLTDWGENALEEEAGPHPLSLSVSDYLTPSWSLSPSSSPLTHSEPSDSDREEDEEEEDDDDDDDDEEEEIEEIRGRMLRRRKKRKLPTVVNSKKKSTPTSSRGPGRPCSFSRPAPVTPPTRSQAPGALAPPTTNINNNININIGSSSGATVSRRQHCPYCGRHYRSLARHLEKHHANQPEVRTAMELAHLHTHSSSNGNAAHPHPSPSSTSAPHGHSFAVPQPSASNPTPPPLFSRERESPATRSSTGGVSFSLSLSPTPPAQPAVTKKGPSLPPPSAKRPSTPMVSRVKSPSPPPPSTPRRGRRMKKEKLEEQQKVEVESSRSQEELVPPPTPEPDVDPEEDLELSGEGEDDPPEEKNGEIASTHRHHMSPLLSSLSCLVLYLRRQQHSSFLSLTRSPHSAEAWRLLCHSSLSLLILYNRHRECEVAKLTIQDYRNRTTPPANSSNSSPTGMEALLSPFERQILCHLPRAGVLGKRGRIQPLIFPPHCESCIDLLLQTSPNVGVDPESPYVFSRPYHSPATPLRGTDLLRNLARASGAKNPGALTATRVRRQVAILTQLLLLEEGEGQGGAIKRLEDFLEREYHVTQNCSTILRDPALMGRVGRVVLYGEREGVLFRGMSLQHICLELDVMSGNSADSFSEESEAEEEKEEVKEKAEVMVKKKGPGRPPRKKRPPIPSPISPSIANAHKRRCIPPKSGKRGVLKRPWSEAEREAVETHLNRNIAELRVPAKADCERCLELCPLLVSNQRDWRAIKFYVHNRIQLLKKQGRRESAASLC
- the LOC124055020 gene encoding uncharacterized protein LOC124055020 isoform X2 — its product is MSEHSYSPGDSQYPEGAEDRLPPPGSPYYLPDPTQLCVPELGEEGASGVRGPVLFHPPPNCRIREVHCGTQVRLVVIAIRDIAKGEEITVDYSLTDWGENALEEEAGPHPLSLSVSDYLTPSWSLSPSSSPLTHSEPSDSDREEDEEEEDDDDDDDDEEEEIEEIRGRMLRRRKKRKLPTVVNSKKKSTPTSSRGPGRPCSFSRPAPVTPPTRSQAPGALAPPTTNINNNININIGSSSGATVSRRQHCPYCGRHYRSLARHLEKHHANQPEVRTAMELAHLHTHSSSNGNAAHPHPSPSSTSAPHGHSFAVPQPSASNPTPPPLFSRERESPATRSSTGGVSFSLSLSPTPPAQPAVTKKGPSLPPPSAKRPSTPMVSRVKSPSPPPPSTPRRGRRMKKEKLEEQQKVEVESSRSQEELVPPPTPEPDVDPEEDLELSGEGEDDPPEEKNGEIASTHRHHMSPLLSSLSCLVLYLRRQQHSSFLSLTRSPHSAEAWRLLCHSSLSLLILYNRHRECEVAKLTIQDYRNRTTPPANSSNSSPTGMEALLSPFERQILCHLPRAGVLGKRGRIQPLIFPPHCESCIDLLLQTSPNVGVDPESPYVFSRPYHSPATPLRGTDLLRNLARASGAKNPGALTATRVRRQVAILTQLLLLEEGEGQGGAIKRLEDFLEREYHVTQNCSTILRDPALMGRVGRVVLYGEREGVLFRGMSLQHICLELDVMSGNSADSFSEESEAEEEKEEVKEKAEVMVKKKGPGRPPRKKRPPIPSPISPSIANAHKRRCIPPKSGKRGVLKRPWSEAEREAVETHLNRNIAELRVPAKADCERCLELCPLLVSNQRDWRAIKFYVHNRIQLLKKQGRRESAASLC